A genomic segment from Hypanus sabinus isolate sHypSab1 chromosome 8, sHypSab1.hap1, whole genome shotgun sequence encodes:
- the LOC132398121 gene encoding bone morphogenetic protein 15-like: MLLNLSVYWRYGPTWSTVICMIIPLVANMCSVMIWSRNIFRILICLLEIVALHGGAGLSEQPDGRKGRDLGPLIEMLARKVSPRSPLLSGQKERDQHMDYMTNLYRQSADRNGNPKANRSIMTNTIRLVKSSSSVLFASSGHWQVHHVEYNLQYIPELEHLIKVVIVYLHSPLPNYFKVSCEIKCLLANNVDVNLQSNTAIKMPVKFMLKMHAQWAEADITPCAHFPSGNFVKKIYLSISYKCTEQGNVSQGTLDKKNTIQLQVPSLLLYLNDTDETAHQRTEKEKQLFLKKPSRSHRFSRKPRQLSNITPDIPSIRKRSSPRNNCKLHSFWVSFAQLGWDHWIVAPHKYNPKFCRGDCPRILHYGYQSPNHAIVQNFINEIVDKNVPRPSCVPSKYSPISVLMKEQNDHIVYKEYEDMIAVSCTCK, encoded by the exons ATGCTTTTGAATTTATCAGTGTATTGGCGCTATGGTCCTACTTGGTCTACAGTTATTTGTATGATAATACCTTTAGTAGCCAATATGTGCAGCGTTATGATTTGGAGTCGCAACATATTTCGCATTTTGATATGTCTGCTGGAAATTGTAGCATTGCATGGAGGTGCCGGGTTGAGTGAACAGCCTGATGGTAGGAAGGGGAGGGACTTGGGTCCCCTAATCGAAATGTTGGCTAGGAAGGTCAGTCCCCGCTCTCCACTACTCTCGGGGCAGAAGGAACGTGACCAACACATGGACTACATGACTAACCTCTACAGACAGTCGGCAGATCGGAATGGGAATCCCAAAGCTAACCGAAGCATTATGACAAATACCATTCGCTTGGTGAAATCCAGCTCGAGTGTTTTGTTTGCCAGTTCAG GTCACTGGCAAGTCCACCATGTTGAATACAATCTGCAGTATATTCCAGAGCTGGAACATTTGATTAAAGTTGTTATTGTTTATTTGCACAGTCCTCTTCCTAATTACTTCAAGGTTTCTTGTGAGATCAAATGCCTCCTTGCAAATAATGTTGATGTAAACTTACAGAGTAACACTGCCATAAAAATGCCTGTCAAATTTATGCTGAAGATGCATGCTCAATGGGCAGAAGCTGATATAACTCCTTGTGCGCATTTCCCATCTGGCAATTTTGTGAAGAAAATTTATCTGAGCATCAGTTATAAGTGTACTGAACAAGGAAATGTCAGTCAAGGAACTCTGGACAAAAAGAACACTATCCAGCTCCAAGTTCCTTCATTGTTATTATACTTGAATGATACTGATGAGACTGCCCATCAAAGGACAGAGAAAGAAAAGCAACTATTTCTCAAAAAGCCATCCAGATCTCATCGGTTCTCCAGGAAGCCTCGGCAATTAAGTAACATTACCCCAGACATTCCTAGCATCCGCAAGAGAAGCTCTCCTAGGAACAATTGCAAACTCCATTCATTCTGGGTAAGCTTTGCACAATTGGGATGGGATCACTGGATTGTGGCTCCTCACAAATACAATCCAAAGTTTTGCAGGGGTGACTGCCCTAGAATTCTCCACTATGGATATCAGTCTCCAAACCATGCAATAGTACAAAATTTTATCAATGAAATTGTTGATAAAAATGTTCCACGACCATCTTGTGTTCCCTCAAAATATAGCCCAATTAGTGTCCTTATGAAGGAGCAAAATGATCATATTGTGTACAAGGAATATGAGGACATGATTGCAGTTTCTTGTACATGCAAATAG